A portion of the Pedobacter cryoconitis genome contains these proteins:
- a CDS encoding SusC/RagA family TonB-linked outer membrane protein, translating into MKVTFVLLFSVLMHVSAAGLAQKINLNKKNSALPEIFNDLGKQSGYQFFYNERLLESAKKVDIKIQNGTLDEALKLCFKDQPFSYEIVDKTVVIKEKERSFIEALTNRAPDPVTVKGAVTFTQNDGRSETVFGVNITEKGTTNTRQTDADGKFTISVQKGAILVFTKIGFKPHEVRVSENNPVLAIKLEESSTNLKETVITGYQQLDKKKFTGSSVKLKGDELRQTGSLDIGRALEGKVAGVSIQNVSGTFGSAPKIRIRGVTSLTGSNKPLWVVDGIALEDVIDVTNDQLSSGDATTLLGSSVAGINMNDVEDIYVLKDVAATSLYGARAMNGVVVITTKKGKNGNLQINYTGNFSSQLRPTYSSFNISNSADQMSIYSEMYGKGMLNLKDIGNRSNVGVFGKMYNDLQTVDPTTGKFLLENTPDARNAFLSRYANANTDWFHLLFRNTLTQEHSISISSGTDKAQHYTSISYYDDNGWTIADKVKRYTFNSQNTYNFSKKLSGGIITTASFRDQQAPGTINRSADPVFGKFNREFDINPYSYALNTSRALTPYDDQGNLEYFRMNYAPFNIINELQNNKIKLTDLDVKLQLNLAYKVDPYLKYEFLGAVRYAKTTQENLVNENSNRANAYRANYNSQIANANTYLYKDSDNPNALPEVVMAAGGLYNRTDNSLATYNLRNNLTYIRSFGKHDLNLLVGQELRSADRQNAFNNGFGYQYENGGIPLVNYKIIKQGVEQNRQYYGMGKTYDRFASFYATAGYTFDGRYNLSAAARYDGSNQLGQSPQARWLPTWSVSGSWNIDQEAFIKEVTVISNLKLRASYGLSASTGNATNSALVLRTANTLRPYSSEIESGIRIQDLENSDLTYEKQYSGNIGVDAGFFSNRLNITADVYNKKGFDLIGNLRSSGIGGQVVKTGNYANLKSHGIEFSVSGEIIRQKDWGWRSTLIFSYAANKITNTKDQPVIFDMLVPTGANRLGLPVSSLYSLDFQGLDHNTGVPLFINEQGVVSQKVNLQDIETKYLKYEGPVDPPYSGGFSNSFRYKAFTLTAQITYQAGNKVRLNPSFKPTYSDLDAMPTEFRNRWILPGDETKTNIPSILDAINNYNMPSGTYPYNNYDLSSARVANGGFARLKYLSLAYQLPAKFANAIGMNNMSLTAAGTNLMLFFADKRLEGQDPEFFNAGGVAQPLQKQVIISLKIGL; encoded by the coding sequence ATGAAGGTAACCTTCGTTCTTCTATTCTCGGTATTAATGCATGTGAGTGCAGCCGGATTAGCCCAAAAGATCAATCTTAATAAGAAAAACAGCGCATTGCCAGAAATTTTCAATGATTTGGGTAAACAAAGCGGATATCAGTTTTTTTATAATGAACGTCTGCTTGAAAGCGCAAAAAAGGTAGACATAAAGATTCAAAATGGCACTTTAGATGAAGCATTGAAATTATGTTTCAAAGATCAGCCCTTCTCTTATGAAATTGTCGATAAAACTGTTGTCATTAAAGAAAAGGAGAGATCTTTTATCGAAGCACTCACCAATCGTGCTCCTGATCCTGTTACCGTGAAAGGAGCTGTAACCTTTACCCAGAACGATGGAAGGAGTGAGACTGTTTTTGGCGTGAACATTACTGAGAAAGGAACCACGAATACCAGGCAAACAGACGCAGATGGTAAATTTACCATTAGTGTCCAGAAAGGTGCCATACTGGTTTTTACGAAAATCGGCTTTAAACCACATGAAGTCAGGGTATCAGAGAATAATCCGGTTTTAGCCATTAAACTGGAAGAAAGCTCAACAAACCTGAAAGAAACGGTAATCACTGGTTATCAGCAGTTAGATAAGAAAAAATTCACCGGTTCATCTGTAAAACTAAAAGGCGATGAACTCAGACAGACCGGATCTTTAGATATCGGCCGTGCACTGGAAGGTAAAGTAGCCGGGGTTTCTATTCAGAATGTATCTGGTACCTTTGGTTCTGCGCCGAAAATCAGGATCCGTGGTGTTACTTCATTAACCGGTTCAAACAAGCCTTTATGGGTAGTAGATGGTATTGCATTGGAAGATGTCATCGATGTAACGAATGATCAGCTTTCCAGTGGGGATGCGACTACGCTTTTAGGATCATCAGTTGCAGGGATTAACATGAATGACGTTGAAGATATTTATGTATTAAAAGACGTTGCAGCCACTTCACTTTATGGCGCAAGAGCAATGAACGGAGTAGTTGTCATTACCACTAAAAAAGGGAAAAACGGGAATTTGCAAATTAACTATACGGGTAATTTCAGTTCACAATTGCGTCCCACCTATAGTAGTTTTAATATCTCAAATTCAGCAGATCAGATGTCTATTTATTCTGAAATGTATGGAAAGGGGATGCTTAACCTGAAAGATATTGGAAACCGGTCAAATGTAGGCGTATTTGGAAAAATGTACAACGACCTTCAAACTGTTGATCCCACAACAGGTAAATTTCTTCTGGAGAATACCCCTGATGCACGTAACGCATTTTTGAGCAGATATGCAAATGCCAATACAGATTGGTTTCATCTGTTATTTCGTAACACTTTAACACAAGAGCACTCCATCAGTATTTCCAGTGGAACTGATAAAGCACAACATTATACTTCAATAAGTTATTATGATGATAATGGATGGACCATTGCTGATAAAGTAAAACGCTATACTTTTAATTCACAGAATACTTATAATTTTTCCAAAAAACTTAGCGGAGGCATCATCACCACAGCGTCCTTCAGAGATCAACAGGCACCAGGTACTATCAACCGTTCAGCTGACCCTGTTTTTGGAAAGTTTAACAGGGAGTTTGATATCAACCCTTATAGCTATGCCTTAAATACAAGCCGTGCCTTGACTCCTTATGATGACCAGGGTAACCTGGAATATTTCAGAATGAATTATGCGCCATTCAATATTATCAATGAGCTGCAAAATAACAAGATCAAATTGACAGATCTTGATGTGAAATTACAGTTGAATCTAGCTTATAAAGTAGACCCTTATTTGAAATATGAATTCCTTGGTGCTGTTCGTTATGCTAAAACGACTCAGGAAAATTTAGTAAATGAAAACTCCAACAGAGCAAATGCATACCGAGCTAATTATAATTCACAGATCGCTAATGCGAATACTTATTTATACAAAGATTCAGACAATCCAAATGCTTTGCCAGAAGTGGTTATGGCTGCCGGGGGTTTATATAATCGTACAGATAACTCATTGGCTACTTATAATTTAAGAAACAACCTGACTTATATCAGAAGTTTTGGTAAACACGATCTGAATCTTCTTGTAGGCCAGGAGCTCAGATCAGCCGACAGACAAAATGCGTTTAACAATGGTTTTGGTTACCAATATGAAAACGGTGGGATCCCACTTGTTAATTATAAAATTATCAAACAAGGAGTAGAGCAGAACAGGCAATATTACGGAATGGGTAAAACGTATGATCGTTTTGCTTCCTTTTACGCAACTGCTGGCTATACTTTCGACGGCCGCTACAATTTGAGTGCAGCAGCCAGATATGATGGTTCTAACCAATTAGGTCAATCACCACAGGCAAGATGGTTGCCAACATGGAGTGTGAGTGGTTCATGGAATATTGATCAGGAAGCATTTATTAAAGAGGTGACCGTGATCAGTAACTTGAAACTAAGAGCGAGTTATGGTCTGTCTGCCAGTACAGGTAATGCAACAAATTCAGCATTGGTATTGCGGACAGCTAATACACTCAGACCTTATTCCTCAGAAATTGAATCTGGTATCAGAATACAAGATCTGGAGAATTCGGATTTGACTTATGAAAAACAATATTCAGGTAATATTGGTGTGGACGCAGGATTTTTCAGTAACAGACTTAACATTACAGCTGATGTATACAATAAAAAAGGTTTCGACCTGATTGGAAACTTAAGAAGCAGTGGAATTGGCGGACAGGTTGTAAAAACCGGAAACTATGCTAATTTAAAATCGCATGGAATTGAGTTTTCTGTTTCTGGTGAAATCATCAGACAAAAAGACTGGGGCTGGAGATCGACATTGATATTCTCTTATGCAGCCAATAAGATTACCAATACCAAAGACCAGCCTGTTATTTTTGACATGTTAGTACCAACAGGTGCCAATAGGCTCGGGCTTCCTGTAAGTTCTTTATATTCTCTTGATTTCCAGGGATTAGACCATAATACAGGTGTTCCTCTTTTCATCAACGAACAAGGAGTGGTTAGCCAGAAAGTTAATTTACAGGATATTGAAACTAAATACCTGAAGTATGAAGGGCCGGTAGATCCTCCTTATTCGGGCGGTTTTAGCAATAGCTTTCGCTATAAAGCTTTTACTTTAACTGCACAGATCACCTACCAGGCTGGTAATAAAGTAAGGTTAAACCCTTCATTCAAACCTACATATTCAGATCTTGATGCAATGCCAACAGAATTCAGAAACAGATGGATACTGCCTGGTGATGAAACAAAAACCAATATTCCGTCTATTCTGGATGCCATCAATAATTACAATATGCCATCAGGAACTTATCCATATAACAATTATGACCTCTCCTCAGCAAGAGTTGCCAATGGTGGTTTTGCCCGGTTGAAATATCTGTCATTAGCCTATCAATTACCTGCAAAGTTTGCCAACGCGATAGGGATGAACAATATGTCGCTGACAGCTGCTGGTACTAATCTAATGTTGTTTTTTGCGGATAAGAGACTGGAAGGACAAGATCCCGAATTTTTCAACGCTGGAGGCGTAGCCCAGCCTTTACAAAAGCAGGTGATTATTTCTTTAAAAATTGGATTATAA
- a CDS encoding FecR family protein codes for MMNEKEALNLLSKYNSGTATATEIKLLESWYSAEILKQNLTETEEDFSHLKEEIWAGTLQRANLAAQEDPVSEKTPVRSIKRWYQWTAAAAVLIIGSVYLVNRQQTAENSLTKTLEIANHITAGKNKATLTLANGHQIILSDDVKGKLAEEAGVIITKTNSGELIYTVISKPGNENPSGSGYNTISTAAGENYQVVLPDGSKIKLNAASSLKYPASFAFKKERRVELIGEAYFEVAKDKHHPFKVKTSTQEVEVLGTHFNISSYADHAITHTTLLEGSVKVSSLGYAGKKERAAHTILLKPGEQAIQKANTITMVPADIEQVTAWTEGWFYFKSTKLQDVLSEAAKWYDLEIVYRGTVPTDRFTGKIPKTASLGKFIKLLQLSDIKFSIEGRKMIIN; via the coding sequence ATGATGAATGAGAAAGAAGCACTAAATCTTCTTAGTAAATATAATTCAGGCACAGCTACAGCTACGGAGATTAAACTGTTAGAAAGCTGGTATAGTGCAGAAATTCTGAAACAAAATCTTACTGAAACCGAAGAAGATTTCAGCCATTTGAAAGAAGAAATCTGGGCAGGAACATTGCAGCGGGCAAACCTGGCTGCACAAGAAGATCCGGTTTCTGAAAAAACACCTGTACGATCAATCAAACGCTGGTATCAATGGACTGCGGCAGCGGCAGTATTAATTATAGGTTCCGTTTATTTAGTAAACAGACAGCAAACGGCAGAAAATAGTCTTACAAAAACCCTTGAAATAGCTAACCATATTACAGCGGGGAAAAATAAGGCAACCCTGACACTGGCTAACGGACATCAGATCATTTTATCTGATGATGTAAAAGGGAAACTGGCAGAAGAAGCCGGAGTTATTATTACTAAAACAAACAGCGGAGAACTCATCTATACCGTAATTTCAAAGCCTGGTAATGAAAATCCATCAGGTTCCGGATACAATACAATTTCCACTGCAGCCGGAGAAAACTATCAGGTAGTTTTACCAGATGGCTCAAAAATCAAACTTAATGCAGCATCTTCTTTAAAATATCCTGCATCATTTGCTTTTAAAAAAGAGCGCAGGGTCGAACTTATTGGAGAAGCCTACTTTGAAGTGGCAAAAGACAAACATCATCCTTTTAAAGTCAAAACGAGTACACAAGAAGTGGAAGTGCTGGGTACCCATTTTAATATCAGCAGTTATGCGGACCATGCCATTACACACACCACCTTATTAGAAGGGTCAGTAAAAGTTTCTTCATTAGGTTACGCCGGAAAAAAAGAGAGGGCTGCGCATACCATTCTGTTGAAACCAGGAGAACAAGCTATACAGAAAGCAAATACCATTACCATGGTACCTGCTGATATTGAACAGGTAACAGCCTGGACAGAAGGCTGGTTTTACTTTAAAAGCACGAAGCTGCAAGATGTATTAAGTGAAGCTGCAAAATGGTACGATCTGGAAATTGTTTACCGGGGTACTGTACCAACTGACCGCTTTACAGGAAAGATCCCTAAAACTGCCAGTCTTGGCAAGTTCATCAAGCTATTACAACTGAGCGATATCAAGTTCAGTATCGAAGGCAGAAAAATGATAATCAACTAA
- a CDS encoding RNA polymerase sigma factor, translating into MGMYSEYSDSELIELLKSGDRFAFTEIYNRYWSVLYAQVYKMLRDEDEAKDVIQEIFSKLWINASAIKSNHNLGGLLYTAARNKVLNSIEKSRVRHDYAKSIAAFVSETDPDTIDKLDEKRLSKIIEREIQSLPPKMREIFELSRKENLSHKEIAEKLNLSDQTVKKQVQNALKIIRPRIEQIGFSLAILIILR; encoded by the coding sequence ATGGGAATGTATAGTGAGTATTCAGATAGTGAACTGATTGAATTATTGAAATCTGGTGACCGCTTTGCATTTACTGAAATCTATAATCGGTATTGGAGTGTTCTCTACGCACAAGTCTATAAAATGCTCAGGGATGAAGATGAGGCTAAAGATGTCATTCAGGAAATATTCAGTAAACTATGGATCAACGCTTCAGCGATTAAATCCAATCATAATTTGGGTGGCCTGCTATACACTGCTGCAAGAAATAAAGTCCTGAATAGTATTGAAAAAAGCAGAGTCCGCCATGACTATGCCAAATCTATTGCTGCTTTCGTCTCAGAAACAGATCCTGATACCATTGATAAACTGGATGAAAAGCGGCTCAGTAAAATTATTGAGCGTGAAATTCAGAGCCTGCCGCCAAAAATGCGGGAGATATTTGAATTGAGCCGTAAAGAGAACCTTTCTCACAAGGAGATTGCTGAAAAGCTGAATCTATCAGATCAGACCGTCAAAAAACAAGTACAGAATGCACTGAAAATTATCAGGCCAAGAATTGAACAAATAGGTTTTAGCCTTGCCATTTTAATTATTTTAAGATAA
- a CDS encoding RagB/SusD family nutrient uptake outer membrane protein, with protein sequence MKIKHIHTKIAVMIIGALICSASLSGCKKMLDTAPDNRAELDSPDKVSQLLTSAYPSEDYITFCESMTDNVGDRGYKTEYNNALLNDNPYRFTDFSSSDDGAVDTYWGACYSAISAANQALQAINTANNPAAYSAYKGEALIARAYSHFMLVSLFSKTYDPATAATDLGIPYVTEPEKTLYKSYERKTVAYVYEMIEKDLTEGLPLLNDNAYKVPAYRFTKAAAHAFASRVYLFKKQYDKVIEQADLTFPTNIGSYLRPWNSTYLTLTDAGKAAIYTSSNEKANLLLATTASIWNNGWQLYRYGLNSTLQKQIYSQPNVTGGKWANQAVGYGSGGEMMGINKWRGNFINTTPLIGNNYIYIPLLSAEEVLFNKAEALVMQGNNAAAMTILNTYLSTRITNYNATAHNITEARVTAFYKTGDVKQALIKTILDFKRAEFMQEGLRWFDILRYNLPVVHVDEDKKEFSLKPDDLRRILQIPQTAQTAGGLPANPR encoded by the coding sequence ATGAAAATAAAACATATTCATACTAAAATAGCGGTCATGATAATAGGTGCATTAATTTGCTCCGCTTCCTTATCAGGATGTAAAAAAATGCTCGATACCGCACCAGATAACAGGGCAGAACTTGATAGCCCCGATAAAGTATCTCAATTACTCACTTCAGCTTATCCGAGTGAAGACTATATAACCTTTTGTGAATCGATGACCGACAATGTGGGGGACAGGGGGTATAAAACGGAATATAATAATGCTTTGCTCAATGATAACCCTTATCGGTTTACAGATTTTTCATCATCAGATGATGGAGCTGTCGATACTTACTGGGGAGCTTGTTATAGTGCGATTTCAGCAGCTAACCAAGCCTTGCAAGCCATTAATACTGCGAATAATCCTGCAGCATACAGTGCCTATAAAGGGGAGGCATTAATAGCGCGTGCCTATTCTCATTTTATGCTGGTTTCCCTTTTTTCAAAAACCTATGATCCCGCTACTGCAGCAACTGATCTGGGGATACCTTATGTGACAGAGCCTGAAAAAACCTTATATAAGTCTTATGAACGCAAAACAGTAGCTTACGTTTATGAGATGATTGAAAAGGATTTAACAGAAGGACTGCCTTTATTAAATGACAATGCTTATAAAGTCCCTGCTTACCGCTTTACAAAAGCAGCTGCCCATGCTTTTGCAAGCCGGGTTTACCTGTTTAAAAAGCAATATGATAAAGTCATTGAACAGGCAGATCTTACCTTTCCAACCAATATAGGTAGTTATTTGAGACCATGGAATTCAACTTATTTAACCCTGACAGATGCTGGAAAAGCAGCGATTTATACGAGTTCTAATGAAAAGGCTAATCTATTATTAGCAACCACGGCTTCTATCTGGAATAACGGTTGGCAATTGTACAGATATGGATTGAATTCAACGCTCCAAAAGCAAATTTATAGTCAGCCTAATGTTACGGGTGGTAAATGGGCTAATCAGGCAGTAGGCTACGGTTCGGGTGGTGAGATGATGGGTATTAATAAATGGCGTGGCAATTTCATTAATACAACCCCATTAATTGGTAATAATTATATATACATCCCTTTATTAAGTGCAGAAGAAGTATTGTTTAACAAAGCAGAAGCTCTAGTGATGCAAGGCAATAATGCTGCGGCTATGACAATTCTTAATACTTATTTAAGTACAAGAATAACAAATTACAATGCAACAGCGCATAATATAACTGAGGCCAGAGTAACTGCTTTCTATAAAACCGGTGATGTAAAACAAGCATTGATCAAAACTATTCTTGATTTTAAAAGGGCTGAATTTATGCAGGAAGGACTAAGATGGTTTGATATTCTTCGTTATAATCTGCCAGTAGTTCATGTTGACGAAGACAAGAAAGAATTCTCATTGAAACCGGACGATTTAAGAAGGATTTTACAAATTCCTCAAACTGCGCAAACTGCTGGTGGACTGCCAGCGAATCCCAGATAG
- a CDS encoding YiiX/YebB-like N1pC/P60 family cysteine hydrolase, producing MRKLLICVLSAVLLSFYAKAQENIQLKSGDLIFQNLDCGPLCDAINAVTQGYQGNKFSHMGMVLLRNDSVLVIEASGKNVHLTPLQTFLSKSAHPHYVGRLKPAYQKIIPAALAFSMAQMGVLYDDQYLYDNGKYYCSELIYDAFKAANKNKPFFKLFPMTYKEPGSGAYFPVWKVYFEHLNMEVPEGKPGCNPGGISLSDKIDILGQYK from the coding sequence ATGCGTAAATTATTGATTTGTGTTTTATCAGCTGTGCTTTTATCTTTTTATGCTAAAGCACAGGAAAATATTCAACTAAAATCCGGTGATCTGATTTTCCAGAATTTAGACTGTGGCCCTTTGTGTGATGCAATCAATGCTGTTACACAAGGTTATCAGGGTAATAAATTCAGTCATATGGGAATGGTGCTGCTTAGAAATGATAGTGTTTTGGTCATTGAGGCCTCAGGCAAAAACGTGCATCTTACACCGCTCCAAACATTTTTGTCTAAATCAGCTCATCCGCATTATGTGGGAAGATTAAAACCGGCTTATCAGAAAATAATCCCTGCAGCACTGGCATTTTCAATGGCACAAATGGGGGTGCTGTATGATGATCAATACTTATATGATAATGGAAAATACTATTGTTCTGAATTGATATATGATGCATTCAAGGCAGCGAATAAGAACAAACCATTTTTCAAATTATTCCCGATGACTTATAAAGAGCCTGGGTCAGGTGCCTATTTTCCGGTATGGAAAGTGTACTTTGAACACTTAAACATGGAAGTTCCAGAAGGTAAACCAGGATGTAATCCCGGCGGCATATCTTTATCTGATAAAATTGATATTTTAGGGCAATATAAATAA
- a CDS encoding ROK family protein, protein MANNEQEKESTNILSIDIGGTGIKACILKENGELFSEYTKLPTPKDSTPENVIKVIHELVGPLTPYSKIAIGFPGYVKHGIVETAPNLAKNKWAGYPLAQHISDILGKPVRLINDADQQALGIIAGKGFEIVLTLGTGFGTALTFDGELLPHLELSHLPVTKNKDYDDYIGEKAFQKEGDKKWNERLKRIIEIYKTVFNYDVLYLGGGNSKHINFELEHNIHLVSNRDGIKGGAKLWAAEEKYHVFTTYPKSNTTNGK, encoded by the coding sequence ATGGCCAACAACGAGCAAGAAAAAGAGAGTACCAATATTTTATCAATTGATATTGGCGGGACCGGTATCAAAGCCTGCATTTTAAAAGAAAATGGCGAACTATTTTCAGAATATACAAAACTGCCAACACCGAAGGATTCTACTCCTGAAAATGTAATTAAAGTTATTCATGAATTGGTTGGCCCACTTACTCCTTATAGTAAAATAGCTATTGGTTTTCCTGGTTATGTCAAACATGGTATTGTGGAAACAGCTCCCAATTTAGCCAAAAACAAATGGGCAGGTTATCCGCTTGCACAGCATATCAGTGATATTTTAGGAAAGCCTGTCCGCTTAATTAATGATGCAGATCAACAGGCACTGGGTATTATAGCGGGTAAAGGTTTTGAAATCGTACTTACATTGGGTACAGGTTTCGGCACAGCTTTAACTTTTGACGGAGAATTACTTCCGCATCTTGAGCTTTCTCATCTTCCGGTAACAAAAAACAAGGATTATGATGATTATATCGGTGAAAAGGCATTCCAGAAAGAAGGCGACAAGAAATGGAATGAAAGACTAAAACGAATTATAGAAATTTATAAAACAGTGTTTAACTATGATGTGCTCTACCTTGGAGGCGGAAATTCTAAACACATCAATTTTGAACTAGAGCACAATATTCACCTTGTTTCTAACAGGGATGGAATAAAAGGCGGTGCAAAATTATGGGCTGCTGAAGAAAAATATCACGTTTTCACTACCTATCCAAAATCAAATACAACAAATGGAAAGTAA